tcattgcataTAAGCCGATTCTAGAATGCAGAAAAAATTATCAGACTAAGGCTTATGCGTGCGTAAGTCTAATTAAAAGCAAATGAAAAGACATTATGCTAAATTGATTTCAACGACAACTCAAAAAAAAAAACTCAAAACAAACtcaactcaaaacaaaaatggttaaatagtGTAGTTATGTGCAGGTGAAAAAACTTTGAGCCAAAAAATGGTGTGAAATCGctttatgtttaaaaatttactCGCTACTAAGAGCATAAAAATTAAATCCGGCCTAGCAAACTATCAGTTTAGGTTGTAGGCGCATTTGCTAGGATGAGCAGTAAAAGAATTATGAAGATCCATGCACCGCTACAAGCTGAGATAATCGTGATTATGCAAAAACTACTATTACTGCAGTCAGACTCGGTTAGATAATAgaaaaatcattattatttgATGTATCGTTCACCCTTTATTTAAAGTCTAGTACTTACCTGTAAGTAAATCTTATGATTGCATTTGCTCTTGAGACTCATCTTGAACTAGTGGTAAAGTTGTAGAGATAAAGCTGTAGAGTTggaatataatattaatattattaattacagtcaaacatggataactcgaacttcacgggaccgagcaaaagtgttcgaattatcagagcgttcaagttatcagagcactgtcacaagtacatgtatttacttatttattagtagatacatgtacatatgcaaactataatataaatcaaaagcacaaatggcttgtttcaaattaaatgcttctaatgtaaagtttaaaacgtttttatcaaaaagtatagagatttttctatcacttgagattggtttgttgtttgaggtgatgttattgccaggacggttttttagattgacattggcaaaacttgatcgttgttgaaatgctcaaaagaaaagacatctttttcttttgagcgttttacccacgatcaattttgccgatttttcttgaagtttatgcaacttcaagaaaaagttaccaaagaaaaatcccttactttacctgggattcgttaagagcaacactccgaggcagttcaattaaaaattttacgagttttaacggtacattgtatatcactcacgctttttgaatggatacttattgaatgtacacaggtattctgtgtttaggtcaaacgatgaatagttttttagctaaaggccggttcacactatatcgccgtatctcggcgtttccctttcggcgttcatcgtcgattatgtgaaccgtgaattgatggcatcgacgaagcatcgcggacacgtcgggaaagtttgcagctgtcaaactttcccgatagttcGCGGAGCATCGACGACAGCACGtgtaatgtgaaccatttcggcgaagACAATTCGCGATCGCGGATAGCatggtttctgtttatgatagttgctgcaggactatATTACACTCGTTGGACTAGCAGGGACCAGAGACACACGACACCATTTTTATACTGACTCGTTTTGTTTAtgataaatttatgaaaatattcttGTAAGGCCTATGTATATTTACTCACCGAAAAAAACATTTCACAGTTCTCATTGCGCAATGTATAATAGAGTGCGTTAAATTGTCCTTCTTGATTTCTTCTAGGCTAGACGCACCCACCATCTTCTTTTATGCCTCTTTCATGTGTAAAGCTCTGCTGTTGTCTAAGTCGGTTGCTTCGTCTGAGCAATGCTAAGACAAGTACTTTTcttagttttaattttctatcCATCGTCAACAAAAGCGACCACTCGATGCGCGTGGTACTAGCTTTTGCTACTAAACCGAAACGCGAATGTTTACGCATGTCTCAATGGTCTGTTATTAATTAGGCCACGCCCATCGCTGACGCTCCAGTGACCGCGTTAGATATGAGAACGTAATGTCGACGACTGTTCCCTGATACAAATGCGGATGGCTTTGtgctagtgtgaacattgtcatCATCGACAATCACCGAACTATTGttgcatcaacgccgagatacggcgacatagtgtgaaccagccttaagacAACgcatacgtttaataaaaacaaattttaagacgttttaaacattcaacattccgacgttgattcaacacggaatcaacgtcggaaaactattcgtcacgggctagccgggtcacgcactcaaggattttcgccacgcacatacaaaacaacatgctgtttttgttttgtatgtgcgtggcgaaaatccttgcgcgcgtgacccggcaagcccgtgctattaatcgtatagcagtataaatcaaatttgaccaaacctgtagaaaagtcgttgacaaaattattttgccgatggtggtgataacaacgcttatgaattacgaaaagatgaggtttacctctatggctttgaataaagtgattttctaaagcgataacaaccgtttcggtagccgttgggcaaaaaaacagttcgaattaacggtgttgagttcgagttatctatagcaatttatcattacgtgggaacggaccaaagaaaccgttcgaattaaccatgtgttcgagctatccgtggacgagttatccatgtttgactgtatattgttgAAAACAAGATGATTctcaatttttgttgatacGGTGGATTTTTCTTACACAAACTTTAGAGAAAGTCTTATTGGACTGTTTTAGGAGCTCCAACATATAGCAAACTGGTACTcatttaaaagcttaaaaagtGTACTTTCGGAATATTGCAACCGAATTACGACATAGCAAATGACTTTTAACACATCGCTTAAACAATCTAAAATTCGGGCTTGGGTCTGAAAGGCTTAATTCCAAACTTAGTGAGTGGGAATTTCGCAGGTATAATTTCTATACCGTGTGTAAGCCGCATCCCaaacttttatacaaaattttggGTTCAAATAGGTGTGGTTTCCATACCTGTGGGTTTGCGGTAGTTCTCAGATGGCTCCGATTTACTTTTATCCAATATGATTGTTACCATGTAAATaacttatatttttattttatttatggaaaTTAACttgtgatatttgtaaattttagcTGTACAGATTTCTGGCTCGGAGGACCAACTCAAGGTTCAACAAAGTTGTTTTGAGAAGACTTTTTATGAGCCGGATTAATAGACCACCTTTATCGGTATCTCGTCTTGCAAAGAATATGGCCAAAGGTGGTCGAGATGGTAAAACTGCGGTAGTTATCGGTTCCATCACTGATGATGTCAGAATGTTCAAGGTTCCCAAGCTCAAGGTGGGTTATTGTACTGAATTAAACAATAGTTGAACATTCACTTCCTCTGATAAGGTTTTTTTCATCCAGTCTTTCTTTTGTAACTTGTGTTTTCACGTGTCGATATGTTGGGctgattaaaaaaaaattcagcgGAATGTCAGAGCTAATGACTGATACCAAATTGTTCTGCTTATTTACTTTAGTAAGATCTATTGACCATATTCAAGTGATACTTTTGGAGTACTATGTGAGTTTTTTAGTCTGATAGCTTGCCATCACAAAATTTCAACTGAATCGTCTTCCCTGTGCAGGTCTGTGCTCTGAGAGTCACCGACGGTGCAAGATCTCGCATTATTGAGGCAGGTGGTGAGATTATCACTTTAGATCAATTGGCGTTGAGGTCCCCTAAGGGACAGAACTGCGTTCTGATGCAAGGGTGCAGACGCAACAGAGAAGCCGTTCGTCATTTTGGCAAAGCTCCTGGTGTGCCTGGAAGCCACGCCAAGTGAGTGTTACCTATTTGATATCTTATTGAGCCTATGTAGCGCGTCATTGTATCATTTAGATGCATTGACAAATATTCTGTTAACAGCCACTTGTTTGCATTCCCTTAGTTGTTAACCGATTAGCTTTTCGCTATAATGGTGAACAGGTTGCAATGCGTAACATGATGCAATAATTACTCTTGTGTTTGTGCTTCCATATATCTATGCTGCCATCTGATCTCATAAACAAGTGTATAAAACTTAAcatagtaattgtatttacaggTGTATGTCACCAGCTTTTAAGAAGCTAGTTTTCTTTGAACATTCTTTCAagtcattttttatatatttgtatatatatatatataatggctTTATTTTGTAGGCCTTATGTAAGGAGTAAAGGACGTAAATTCGAGAAAGCTAGAGGAAGAAGATCCAGCCGGGCTTACAAGGCCTAAGAGTTGTTGCTTGTCACTGTTTAGATTTAAGATCAATAAACAAATTCGTGCTGTACTCTGTTAGGTTTTACTGTCTTGATTCTAACACTGCATCCGATTGACTTGACGAATGTTGACTCATTTCAAGTGGTGTCTTGTGATAAATTCTATTAGTAGTTGAAAAAAAATGGGTACAAAATATCATTTAAAATACAAGAACATACTGaaagaaataatataaaatggaaTGCCTTTCTGCGGAATGTTTACATGGACTATAAAATGTGAAATATTACATTATACAAGCTATTGCTTGGTTATGCAGCTCTCCAGCTCAGTAGAGACACACACTAATAGACAGAAAAGCAATTACAGTTGCCACCGCTGAGATGGTTGGTATGGTTCCAGTGTTGCAGCCATCTGCAGAGCATGTGTATACGCAGGCTCTGTACACTCTGTCGTGATCAGGATATGTTATATATTGACAAATGTTATGCATATCCCTGGAAGAGCACATCCTGCGTGTACCAACGACACCTGTGAAAAGGTACAATTGGTTAGAATATGAATTGCTACAGCATACAGATTGAGTTTTGACAGTTTGACCGAAATGAAACAAACCCAGGCTGCATCCAGATGTACATTGATATGTACATGCATAGTTACTGTTCAATTCTTTTCAGTAAGGGACAGAAACATCTACATTATGCAACTTATTTTTACCAGAAAGCAATGCTTAACTAATCGGTCACAccatgttttttatgtttccaTAAAAAGGTCGGACGCGTATGATTGTAATGAAGAATTGGTACATATTCTTCATTGTAAAAACATTGATATTACACAATAAACTTCTATTCACACCAAgtgtttttgcaatatttttacaGATAAAATACCTTAAGTATTAAAAAATGTGCACAAAGCATGATGTAACCATGAACCTAGTGGTAATGCAATGCTTGTGTTTACAGCAGATCTTTAGCAACTGCCATCTATCCAAACCAATTATGAACTGTCAAATTTGTTAGATGGCCTTGGAAGTAATTACAACTAAAGGAAAATCTTTAAATTCATATTAGCAAGTGCTATATTCAGAGGCTGAAAGGTttacctgcaacaaaattcacaatacagttatttggtattaagaGATACaacatgttttactctgctgtattgtaagtgcaaaatatgtggaaatgcgattacaagctctttaaagctcaaaaacgaacagttgatcgcagccatcacgaaacagCTGTAAAtcggaatctgtttattttcctgacgtagtcattacatttggctATTGTTTTGTCTagtgatgttctcacataaattgaaaggcctataaaaggctcaatataaaacttctcatagcactagtttatgacaaacacttcgggtttcaccgaagaccccgtattaaatatagatactcgctacattaaagttttgtttcagcttggtctaatcgtctagtcgtaaccTGATCATGAGACCCATACttcacgaataatttctgcagcatttttcgtgAACTATATGAACATATTTCGTGAACATATTTAGGCCAGTGCATGAAACTTGTCTCAGAACAGCGTCGCTATGATATGATAAACAAATACAGGTACCAACGAGCAGTGCATTCTCCATCTTGACTGACATAAGCATTCCAACAGTGCAAAATCATACAAATTAAAGGCACAAGATAGCATAAGTATTGGAAAGTGAGACATCTATCTAAGATAGATGTCTATTAGAACCCTTATTATAGAACCCTTTTACTATCGCAGAACTGCCTTGAAAAAACTATGTTCCCTAAAGAAACCTGCCGAGACTCAACTGTATAGTGTTATAGAACATTCTGGAAGCTCTCAAATCATAAATATAGTCTAAAGCTGTTCAATGTCTACCTGCGCTATGCATTCAATTTCAGAGTTGTTTTCTATTGAAAACTGAATGAAACCAAATCTTCACTTGTTACTTTGGTTTACTCAGATGGGCATTATGAACCACATCGAACCgagatttgtatatttattaataaataaaaaacaaataattaatatttgcaaaaaatgtttaatggtgacattttcaattatatcagtataattaattaaccaatacaatttaaaaatgttatcctctttaaaatttaatgaatcaacatcaaattaattaatttaaaaaacaattgaataaatatatataaaaaattacaatGTGCTAAGGACAAATACAATCAATGAAGATTAATGCCATAATatgatattacaaatataagtcTCTTAACTACAAAACATCACATAAATTAATTTGGCAAGGGTCGAGACTATTGCTACAATTTGGAACAAAAAAACTCTAAACACTTTTGCTGACCGATCAATACTTTCACGAAGATTTGCTTAGAAAGCTGCTGTGTGGGCACGCACAAACACTGAATCGAATTGTCATGTACTATTCAGTTCATatgcagttgtcttctccttctGAATTGGTGAACCGAGAGAGAACAATTCTTAAAAAACTGATGCACTCAAGTAGTTATCCAGCATTAAAATGTACCCATGCTACAGGTGAATGTAGGTGAATGTCGTACTGTAGGTGAATGTCCTGCGtcgcatgggtattaaaaaccaccttataaacaatgagcaataatgtagttgcctgccacttaccattagcttggcacattgccaatggttaGTTGAGCAAGCTTACTAATAGGAGGCCGTTATTTGCACCCATataacgatatatatatatatatatatatatatatatatatatatatatatataacgaatagatatacatttaaataaatGCACTTATGAATGATGACGCAAAGTGGGAAAAAAACCACGAAACTGGAAAAACCGACCTTGGCGAAACACTATGAGGAAACAATGTCAAGCAATTGTTCCAGAAAAAACGTTTATCAGTTGATGAAACGATGTGGCAGTAGAGAGAAATTAGAAGTCTAATACAACAGTATATAAAAAGGCAAGCACTAACCTTTGGAGTTGAAAATATGGGCAAAGGCTAACAGTAGTAGACTGAAGAGTAATTTCGATGTTTATCAAGGCGGTGACAGAACTGGGACCAAATTAGTCAAGGAGGTGATATTGTCGCAAAGCTTACATCGACTTTACCAAAACATCAAAGCTATAAGGTGTATGCTGACAATCTTTTAACTGGTAAACTTTTCCTAAGAAAACTTACAAAAGATGGAATGAATACACTACACAGGTACAGCGAGGTAGAACAGGCTTCGAAGAATCAACGTGGCTGATATAGTCAACTCTTGTTTGTTTGGTTTGTATGGTTACCGAGTAGAGGAAGACAGCGGTATTGTTGCAGTTTGATGGTTAGACAACCGAACTGTGACAGCGTTGTCACCCACTGCTGGCTTAGATTCAATACAGACAAATTCGAGATGGGACAAGAAGCAAGAGCTGGATGTAGTTATGTCAGCTGTGATTGAAGATTATAACAAGCAAATGGGCGGTGTAGACATACTAGATTCGGTCTTGGCAAAATACAGATCCCGCATTAAAATCAAGACAGTGGTATGTTTATTTGTTTTGGCACAAGCTGTTGATTGGTCTTGTAACTACATGGCTAATGAACAGAAGAGATCACAAACTTCTGAAACTGCCCAAAAAAGAGTTGTTGCTACAACATAAATTTCAGTCTTATGTAACCTCAACATTGGTACTGGTACACACTCGCAACAAGAGAAGTCTTCCTCTCACCAGCCATTATCAAATCAACAAATCACTAACCTGTCATGCATTGATGTTTGAAAAGATCAACTAAGTCACTA
The genomic region above belongs to Watersipora subatra chromosome 1, tzWatSuba1.1, whole genome shotgun sequence and contains:
- the LOC137392575 gene encoding large ribosomal subunit protein eL18-like: MGIDINHKHDRKVRRTEPKSEDIYLRLLVKLYRFLARRTNSRFNKVVLRRLFMSRINRPPLSVSRLAKNMAKGGRDGKTAVVIGSITDDVRMFKVPKLKVCALRVTDGARSRIIEAGGEIITLDQLALRSPKGQNCVLMQGCRRNREAVRHFGKAPGVPGSHAKPYVRSKGRKFEKARGRRSSRAYKA